A portion of the Colias croceus chromosome 25, ilColCroc2.1 genome contains these proteins:
- the LOC123703251 gene encoding histone-lysine N-methyltransferase SETMAR-like: MEGTKELRATVISLFKAGKKPMEIFRELKIFGVSRNFVYYTIKRYKETNSLQDRQRSGRPRSVRTPANIKIIRERLRRNPCRTQKKLALQTDISRVSINRILKYDLKVKAYSRRKIHFLNDRLRKLRRERCPILLRRHDARKILFTDEKIFTVEEKFNRQNNKVYAKSSKDVPSSARNVLRTHHPACVMVWWGVSYEGVTPLHFCQQGVKVKAKNYQSDILEAVVKPLSHTLFHHKDWVFQQDSAPSHKAKTTQAWLKENVPAFIVANEWPSSSPDLNPLDYSLWTELELRACRKSHRNLESLKRALVREAKRIPLEKIRAAIDEWPNRLRACIKNKGGHFE, translated from the coding sequence ATGGAGGGAACTAAAGAATTACGTGCGACCGTGATTTCGCTGTTTAAGGCGGGGAAAAAACCAATGGAGATTTTCCGTGAGTTGAAAATTTTTGGTGTGAGCCGTAACTTCGTGTATTACACTATCAAACGATACAAGGAGACTAATTCTTTGCAAGATCGTCAAAGAAGTGGCCGGCCACGCTCTGTGAGGACGCCTGCGAACATCAAAATCATCAGAGAGCGACTTCGCCGAAATCCATGTCGCACTCAGAAAAAACTCGCACTGCAGACTGATATTTCGCGCGTATCAATCAACAGAATACTGAAATATGATCTTAAGGTAAAGGCGTACAGCCGTAGGAAAATTCACTTTTTAAACGACCGCCTTCGTAAATTGCGACGCGAACGTTGTCCAATACTGCTTAGGAGACACGATGCGAGGAAGATACTCTTTACTGATGAGAAAATCTTTACTGTCGAAGAAAAGTTCAACCGACAAAACAATAAAGTGTATGCCAAAAGTAGCAAGGACGTCCCATCTTCAGCACGGAATGTCTTGCGTACTCATCACCCGGCTTGTGTGATGGTATGGTGGGGAGTTTCGTATGAAGGTGTCACTCCGCTGCATTTCTGCCAACAAGGTGTCAAGGTGAAAGCCAAGAATTATCAAAGTGATATTTTAGAAGCTGTTGTGAAACCCCTGTCTCATACTTTATTTCACCACAAGGATTGGGTTTTCCAGCAAGACTCAGCGCCATCTCATAAGGCAAAAACCACCCAAGCTTGGTTGAAGGAGAATGTGCCGGCCTTCATTGTGGCTAACGAATGGCCCTCCTCCAGCCCCGACCTCAACCCGCTGGATTATTCTTTATGGACTGAATTAGAGCTCAGGGCCTGCCGAAAGTCCCACCGAAACTTGGAGTCACTGAAGCGAGCTCTTGTCCGAGAGGCAAAGCGAATTCCATTGGAAAAGATTCGTGCCGCT